One genomic window of Ktedonobacterales bacterium includes the following:
- a CDS encoding SDR family oxidoreductase, protein MTARYLITGGAGFIGSHIAQTLLEQGQSVRVFDNLSSGREGNLAAFGGRAEVIRADLRDLAAVRAAAAGVEVVFHEAALASPPESIADPLRALEVNVTGTQHVLLAARDAGVRRVVFASSCALYGNEPTLPKEESMTPCPLSPYALHKLTGEHLCRLFTQLYGLETVALRYFNVFGPGQNPNSEYAAVIPRFLTALLEGRRPVVFGDGEQTRDFIYIENVVRANLLAAEASRAVGQVINIGSGEQRSLNALLGVAGDLLGARVQAEYREARVGDVRDSLAAIQRARSLLGYELIIGFQEGLERTLAALRQEKREHQQ, encoded by the coding sequence ATGACTGCCAGGTATCTCATCACCGGCGGCGCTGGCTTTATCGGGTCGCATATCGCCCAAACTCTGCTGGAGCAGGGGCAATCTGTGCGGGTGTTTGATAATCTCTCCAGTGGTCGGGAAGGCAATCTCGCCGCCTTTGGGGGCCGCGCAGAAGTCATTCGAGCAGACCTGCGAGACCTTGCGGCTGTGCGCGCGGCTGCTGCGGGGGTTGAGGTGGTCTTTCACGAGGCGGCGCTGGCCTCGCCGCCAGAGTCTATTGCCGATCCGTTGCGGGCGCTGGAGGTAAATGTGACCGGCACGCAGCATGTGTTGCTTGCTGCCCGCGACGCCGGAGTCCGGCGGGTCGTGTTTGCCAGTTCTTGCGCGCTCTATGGCAATGAGCCGACTTTGCCCAAAGAAGAGAGCATGACGCCTTGCCCACTCTCACCCTATGCCCTGCACAAGCTCACTGGAGAGCATCTATGCCGCCTGTTTACGCAGCTCTATGGCCTGGAGACGGTGGCCCTGCGCTATTTTAACGTCTTTGGACCAGGCCAGAACCCGAACTCCGAATATGCGGCGGTGATCCCACGTTTTCTGACCGCTCTCTTAGAGGGCCGCCGTCCGGTGGTGTTTGGCGATGGGGAGCAAACGCGCGATTTTATCTATATAGAAAATGTGGTCAGGGCGAACCTGCTGGCCGCCGAAGCCTCACGCGCCGTCGGTCAGGTAATCAATATAGGTTCTGGCGAGCAGAGGTCGCTCAATGCGCTCCTGGGTGTCGCCGGGGATTTGCTCGGAGCGCGGGTCCAGGCAGAGTACCGCGAGGCCCGCGTCGGAGACGTGCGCGATAGTCTCGCGGCTATTCAGCGGGCTAGAAGCCTGCTCGGGTATGAACTAATAATAGGGTTTCAGGAGGGGCTGGAGCGCACCCTGGCCGCGCTCCGTCAGGAGAAGAGAGAACACCAGCAATGA
- a CDS encoding methyltransferase domain-containing protein: MPDIKTTLQSGRSIIKNIALGNRLIASSYQRRAPQSDDPEKNEASYPLTVFHRHVTALEPLRGSLMGADLLEIGPGSNVGVGLLALLAGAKSVTCLDVVPRAQDHGSNALYLALVKTAAIFPDTYLVAPALLKRARHDPEGLARDLLDRINYCSPVDIARNSLPDASLDVICSHTCFEHFSDPAGAIAQIARLLRPGGLTSHQIDLRDHRDFNRPLDFLAYSNTIWRLMTSHLPNAVRTRWRASQYRAAFEKQGLEAMYLEVSQTIIVTEQMRHQFSRCFQALDLEDLGILNLLLVARKRDHPR; the protein is encoded by the coding sequence GTGCCAGACATCAAGACAACGCTTCAATCAGGAAGAAGCATCATCAAAAATATCGCCCTGGGCAACCGCCTGATCGCTTCTTCCTATCAGCGCCGGGCGCCGCAGAGCGATGATCCTGAGAAAAACGAGGCCAGCTACCCACTGACCGTCTTTCACCGGCACGTCACGGCGCTGGAGCCGCTGCGCGGCTCCCTGATGGGCGCCGATCTGCTGGAGATTGGTCCGGGGAGCAACGTTGGCGTGGGGCTGCTGGCCTTGCTGGCGGGCGCAAAAAGCGTGACCTGCCTGGATGTTGTCCCCCGCGCTCAGGACCACGGCTCGAATGCGCTCTATCTGGCGCTGGTCAAGACCGCAGCCATTTTTCCCGATACTTACCTTGTCGCCCCGGCGCTGCTGAAACGCGCCAGGCACGACCCCGAAGGGCTGGCGCGTGACCTGCTGGACCGTATCAACTACTGCTCTCCAGTGGATATTGCCAGGAACAGCCTGCCCGATGCCTCGCTGGATGTCATTTGTTCGCATACCTGCTTTGAACACTTCTCCGACCCCGCAGGGGCCATTGCCCAGATTGCCCGGCTGCTGCGTCCCGGCGGCCTCACCAGCCACCAGATCGACCTGCGCGATCACCGCGATTTCAACCGCCCGCTCGACTTTCTCGCCTATAGCAATACCATCTGGCGCTTGATGACCAGCCACCTGCCGAACGCCGTCCGTACCCGCTGGCGCGCTTCGCAGTACCGCGCCGCATTTGAGAAACAGGGGCTGGAAGCCATGTATCTGGAGGTATCACAAACAATCATCGTGACAGAGCAGATGCGCCACCAATTCTCGCGCTGCTTCCAAGCCCTGGACCTGGAAGACCTCGGCATTCTGAACCTGCTGCTCGTCGCCCGCAAACGCGATCATCCCCGCTAA
- a CDS encoding NADH-quinone oxidoreductase subunit B family protein: MGVNNPWEPVQTISNAQTPRLSRGVHVESGTGILLTQVDKILNWSRSSSLWPALFGLACCAIEMMATSAARFDLARFGAEVYRASPRQADLLIVAGRCSVKMAPVLRQIYDQMPDPKWVISMGACASCGGVFNNYAIVQGVDKIIPVDIFIPGCPPTPDMLLYGFNQLQEKIRLGIPNPPDPLKVGAVKNLGSEN, translated from the coding sequence ATGGGAGTGAATAACCCCTGGGAGCCAGTGCAAACCATCTCGAACGCCCAGACGCCCCGCCTGTCGCGGGGCGTCCATGTGGAGTCCGGGACCGGCATTTTGCTGACTCAAGTAGATAAAATCCTCAACTGGAGCCGCAGTTCGTCGCTCTGGCCGGCGCTGTTTGGCCTGGCCTGCTGCGCCATCGAGATGATGGCAACCAGCGCCGCGCGCTTCGATCTGGCCCGCTTTGGCGCGGAAGTCTATCGCGCCAGCCCACGCCAGGCCGATCTGCTGATCGTCGCCGGGCGCTGCTCGGTGAAGATGGCCCCGGTGCTGCGGCAAATCTACGACCAGATGCCCGACCCCAAATGGGTCATTTCGATGGGCGCCTGCGCCTCCTGCGGCGGCGTCTTTAACAACTATGCCATCGTCCAGGGCGTGGATAAAATCATTCCGGTAGACATCTTTATTCCAGGTTGTCCGCCCACCCCCGACATGCTGCTCTATGGCTTTAACCAGTTGCAGGAAAAGATTCGCCTGGGCATTCCCAATCCCCCCGACCCGCTGAAGGTCGGCGCGGTGAAGAACCTGGGCAGCGAAAATTAA
- the ndhC gene encoding NADH-quinone oxidoreductase subunit A, with product MLPFPEYVPIFILIGLAILFAVLVTGITFVLGPKKPSPAKLAPYESGIREIEPLRRRFPVKYLVTGMMFIIFDIEAVSFYPLAVLLKSDLKVFGLIELVIFLAILLIAYVYVWRKGAFRWE from the coding sequence ATGCTGCCATTTCCTGAGTATGTCCCCATCTTCATCTTGATTGGCCTGGCAATCCTCTTTGCCGTGCTGGTGACGGGCATCACGTTCGTGCTGGGTCCAAAGAAACCCTCACCGGCCAAACTCGCGCCCTATGAGAGCGGCATTCGGGAGATCGAGCCACTCAGGCGCCGCTTTCCGGTCAAATACCTGGTGACGGGCATGATGTTTATTATCTTCGACATCGAAGCCGTCTCCTTCTATCCGCTGGCGGTGCTGCTCAAGAGCGACCTGAAGGTGTTTGGACTGATCGAACTGGTCATCTTCCTGGCAATTCTGTTGATCGCCTATGTCTATGTCTGGCGTAAGGGAGCGTTCCGATGGGAGTGA